One part of the Lycium ferocissimum isolate CSIRO_LF1 chromosome 8, AGI_CSIRO_Lferr_CH_V1, whole genome shotgun sequence genome encodes these proteins:
- the LOC132066224 gene encoding putative late blight resistance protein homolog R1A-10: MTTTSEAIVGFEDATQVLIEKLICGWKDLDVVSLVGMPGIGKTTLARRLYNHNYVVRRFDVCSWCTISQAYNKRKTLLELLGKLVPLNDNTRNDGELADKLRKHLLKKRYLIVIDDLWTIEAWDDLKRCFPDDKNSSRIILTTRQGKVASYTEVFSAPHHLRLFTDEESWCLLQKKVFGEESCPPELEQIGEQIAQSCRGLPFAVILVAGVLAKLDKDEVCWEEVAYGLRRSCIIAGDKQKYMDIIELSFNFLPDQLKLCFLYFGEYFGNGVKVRKLRQRWVAEEFAVANGLKSAEDVAKDYMMELIDSNLVMVVRRSFSGKVKTIRMHDLLLEFCSTTCIHRWDVGGSDDSSSTHPQSGYEIHRLYWPKKGSSCSHSLITHLPPSYDILNKRNLLFDCNSIPSHELLTLRVLDLVCVTLRSASYIQFLINLRYLAMKGNFEEDPSWLSKLKNLETLILEGSRRLNLSHAIWGMVSLKHLEVTGKPAVITCDVSEFETYPPLEKLQWLSFAHLAGGEEFQKFVSKVPCLVKLRCMVDEPEVGQRCIRLPGRLENLEVLKLDSYAFKGRQWDVKDEEFRNSSS, translated from the exons ATGACCACAACTTCAGAAGCAATTGTTGGATTTGAGGATGCGACGCAAGTGCTGATCGAAAAACTTATCTGTGGCTGGAAAGATTTAGATGTGGTCTCCCTTGTTGGAATGCCTGGAATAGGTAAGACAACTTTAGCGAGGAGATTATATAATCATAATTATGTTGTCCGTCGCTTTGATGTTTGTTCATGGTGCACTATTTCTCAAGCATATAATAAGAGAAAGACATTGCTTGAGTTATTGGGTAAGTTGGTTCCTCTTAATGACAACACAAGGAATGATGGTGAACTAGCAGACAAGCTGCGAAAACATTTGCTAAAAAAGAGGTACCTCATAGTCATTGATGATTTATGGACTATTGAAGCATGGGATGACTTAAAGAGATGCTTTCCAGATGATAAAAACAGTAGCAGAATCATCTTGACAACTAGACAAGGCAAAGTTGCTTCTTATACTGAAGTTTTTAGTGCTCCTCATCATCTTCGTTTATTCACAGATGAAGAAAGTTGGTGCTTATTGCAGAAGAAAGTGTTTGGAGAAGAAAGCTGCCCTCCAGAACTTGAGCAGATAGGAGAGCAAATAGCACAGAGTTGCAGAGGGCTTCCATTTGCAGTTATTTTGGTAGCTGGCGTTCTTGCAAAACTGGACAAGGACGAAGTTTGTTGGGAAGAAGTTGCCTATGGTTTAAGGCGTTCATGTATTATTGCTGGCGATAAGCAAAAGTACATGGACATAATTGAGTTGAGTTTCAATTTTTTACCTGATCAGTTAAAACTATGTTTTCTCTACTTTggagaatattttggaaatggaGTTAAGGTCCGTAAGTTGAGACAGCGTTGGGTTGCTGAAGAATTTGCTGTAGCTAATGGGTTAAAGAGCGCGGAGGATGTAGCAAAGGACTACATGATGGAGTTAATAGATAGTAACCTTGTAATGGTTGTCCGTAGGAGTTTCTCTGGCAAGGTGAAAACAATTCGCATGCATGATCTATTACTTGAGTTTTGCTCCACTACTTGTATACATCGATGGGATGTAGGCGG GTCAGATGATTCAAGTTCAACTCATCCCCAAAGTGGCTATGAAATCCATCGTCTCTATTGGCCTAAAAAAGGTTCCTCATGCTCTCATTCTTTGATCACTCATTTACCCCCTTCTTATGATATACTTAACAAGAGAAATTTATTGTTTGATTGCAACTCTATCCCTTCTCATGAGTTATTGACACTGAGAGTGTTGGATTTGGTGTGCGTCACATTAAGAAGTGCATCCTAcattcaattcttgattaattTAAGATACTTGGCCATGAAAGGGAATTTTGAGGAAGATCCATCATGGTTATCCAAGCTCAAGAACTTAGAAACATTGATACTTGAGGGATCGCGCAGATTAAATCTGTCACATGCAATATGGGGTATGGTAAGCTTAAAACATTTGGAAGTGACTGGTAAACCAGCTGTCATTACGTGTGATGTCTCAGAGTTTGAGACCTACCCCCCTTTAGAGAAATTACAGTGGCTTTCCTTTGCACACTTAGCTGGAGGTGAGGAGTTCCAAAAGTTCGTGTCAAAGGTACCCTGTTTAGTAAAGCTGAGGTGCATGGTTGATGAGCCAGAAGTTGGTCAGAGATGCATTAGGCTTCCAG GAAGATTGGAAAATCTGGAGGTGCTCAAGTTGGATTCTTATGCTTTTAAGGGAAGGCAATGGGATGTCAAAGATGAGGAGTTCAGAAACTCAAGCTCTTGA